The DNA segment CGAACAGGAACGAACCGCCGGCCGGCTGTCCGACCGCGATCAGTCCGATCGCCGCCAACAGGCCAAGCGCGAGATTCGCCGCCATGACAACCAGAAGTGCGGCGGTCAGTGGCGCGTGCCGGCCGACGACGGTGGCGCCGACCAGCTCGCGCCGACCGGCCTCCTCCTCGACGCGTGTGTGCCGGATGACCAGCAGGATGCTGATCAGGCCGCCGATGATCAACGACGACGAGCTCAGCGTCCACGAGGTCAGGCCCCCGACACTGGACGAGAAGACCGTGCCACGCGTGAAAAGCTCTGCCGGGCTGCCGGCGACGCCGGCAGCGAACGCCGCTCTTTCGGCCGCGTTCTTGTAAAGGCCGTTCGTCGAGACGGCGACCGTCATCGGCAGCAGCGCGGTGATGAGGATCCACGCCGGCAGGATGACGCGGTCACGCCGTACGACCAGTCGCACCAGCGAGCCGGTGCCAGCCAACGCGTCCATCAGACGCCCACCTTCTCCGGCTCGGCGTCGTGGTAGTGCCGCAGGAAAAGCTCCTCCAGCGTCGGCGGCTGGCTGGTCAGGCCGCGTACGCCGGTCGACACCAGCCGGCCGAGCAACGCGTCCAGAGCGGCGGAGTCGACCTGGCACCGCAACCGGTCGCCGTCGACGTGGATGTCATGTATGCCAGGCAAATCGTCCAATGCCGGCACCGGTCCGGCCAGCTCCGCCGTCACCGACGTGCGCGTCAGGTGTCGCAGCTCCGGCAACGTGCCGGACTCGACCGTACGACCCGACCGTACGATGCTGACGCGGTCGCAAAGTGCCTCGACCTCGGACAGAATGTGGCTGGACAGCAACACGGTCCGCGATCGCCGGCGCTCCTCTTCGATGCACTGGTTGAAAACCGCCTCCATCAGCGGGTCGAGCCCGGAGGTCGGCTCGTCCAGGATCAGCAGCTCCACGTCGGACGCGAGCGCCGCGACCAACGCGACCTTCTGCCGGTTACCCTTGGAATAGGCGCGACATTTCTTCCTGGTGTCGAGCTCGAAACGCGTCACCAGCTCGGCGCGCCGTTTCGGGTCGATGCCACCGCGCAACCGACCGAGCAGATCGATCACCTCGCCACCGGACAGCGTCGGCCACAGCGTGACGTCCCCTGGCACGTACGCGAGCCGGCGGTGCAACTCGGTCGCGTCACGCCACGGATCGCCGCCGAGCAGCCGGACCTCGCCGTCGGTCGGCCGCATCAGGCCGAGCAGGATGCGGATCGTCGTCGTCTTGCCCGCGCCGTTTGGACCGAGGAAACCGTGCACCTCCCCCGCGCGCACCGACAGGTCGAGGCCGTCCAATGCGCGCGTACGTCCGAAATGCTTCACCAGGCCGCTGATGCTGACAGCCTCACTCATCGCTTTCCCCTTGCTGGTAACGGCTGATTCCGTCGCGCGCCAGATCGACGATGTCTTTTCCGACGAACTCCGGCGAAATGATGTCCAGACCGGCGCGTCCGACCCGATGGATCGCGTCGCCGTTGAGCGCGTCGGCGCCGAGTGCGCGCGCGACGTGGTTGTGCAGCACCGTGACGCCGAGCTTCATCGCGGTGAAGACGGCCGCCTGTGCGCGATTGTCGCTGAGCGGTTTTTCCGCGTGCTGCTTGAGATATCGCTCGGTTATGTCGACGATCTCGTCGAACATGGCGGCCGCCGCCGGCGATCCGTCGACCAGCGCGCGGCCGAGATAGGCCATCACCGGCGGTGCGGTTTCGTAGGTGGACGACAGAAACTCCGGGTCGTCGAGGTGCCGGTCGTCGATCGCCGTCCTGGTCGCGCCGCGGATGTAGTCCATGACGTACTCGTCGCAGGCCTCGCGCAGCTTCTCCTTCGAACCGAAGTGATGCTGGACGAGCGCCGGCGACACGCCAGCCGCCTCGGCCACCGCGCGGATCGTCGTGGCCTTGATGCCGCGCTCGCTCAACATCGCCAGCGCGGCATTGCGGATCCGCGCTCGCGCCGTCAGGTCCTCATCGCTCACTGAACGCACAACCAGCATCCTATACATACGTACAGCCATTTGTACAGTCGACCAGCTCGACCGCGTTCAGCGTTGGAAAGGCATATTTCGGGTCGCGTTTAACGACCGCTGAATCGCAGCTTGGGTGGAAGCCTTCCACTGTTAATGGTTTGTCGGTAAAAATCGTCATCGAAGCCGCCAGCAGGAGGACGCCATGACCGGTCTGCGAAGGTTCACGCTCACGGCGGGACTTGCCGCCGCCATCCTCGCGGCCGGCGCTCCGGCGTACGCCGACAGCAGCCGCTGCACGTCGGACAGCGGCTGCGCCGGCAAGGCGACGTTTGCCTCCTACGGAGAAGTTTTCACGGTGTACGACCAGAAAGCCGACGGCCACTCGGCCGCGCTGCTCTACTGGCTGCCGGACGGCGTCGGGCCGATCTACGTGTGGAACCACAGCGGCAACGGCACGTCCGTCAAGGCCGACCTGGAGCTGCCCGAAGGCAGCTGGGTCACCTATCGGGTCTGCCTCGGCGAATACGGCACGAAGCAGATCATCGCCTCGACCTGCGGCGCCACCATCACCGACTACGCCTAGAAAGGCCGCTGTGATGCCAAAACTCAGTCGCCGTACGTTCATCCTCGGCTCGGTCGCGGCCGGTCTGCTGACGATGCCGGGGATCGCCACCGCCGCCTTGCGCTATCCGTTTGAGCTCGGCGTCGCTTCCGGCGATCCACGGCCGGACGGCATGGTGCTGTGGACCCGGCTGGCGCCGGCGCCGTTGGACGTCGGCGGCGGCATGGGCACCGCGAATGTGGCCGTACAGTGGGAAATCTCCAAGGACGCCAACTTCGCGACCATCGCCGCCTCCGGCACCGAGACCGCGGTCGCCGGCGAGGCGCACAGCGTGCACGCCGAGCCGCGCGGCCTGGCCGCCGGCACCGAGTATTACTACCGTTTCAAGACCGGCGAGCACGTTTCTCCGGTCGGACGCACCAAAACCGCGCCGGCCGCCGGAGTCGAGCCGGCGTCGGTGACGTTCGCGATGGCCTCCTGCGCACATTTCGAGGAAGGCTGGTATCACGCGTATCGCGGCATCGCCAACGACGACCCGGACCTGGTGCTGTTTCTCGGCGACTACATGTATGAGAAGCAGTCCGGTCAGTCCACCAAGGTGCGCGGCTATGTGGACTTCGACGAGACCGACACACTCGACGAGTATCGCGTACGCTATGCGCAACACAAGACCGATCCCTATCTGCAGGCCGCACACGCGGCCGCGCCATGGCTGGCGGTTTTCGACGACCACGAGCTGAAGAACAACTGGTGGGGCTATCAGTCCGATGTCACCGCCACCCGGAAACAGGCCGCATTCCAGGCATTCTGGGAAAACATGCCGATGCCGAAGTCGATGAAGCCGGCCAACGCGGCCATTCCACTCTATCGGCGCGTCGGTTGGGGATCGTTGGCGCGTTTTCACATGATGGACACCCGGCAATATCGGTGGAAGCAGGCGCCAAACAACAACAACACAAACTGCACCGAGCTGAACCGCACGGACCGTACGCTCACCGGCGTGGCACAGGAGAAATGGCTCCTCGACGGCCTCGCCGCCGGCGGCTCGCGCTGGGATTTCCTCGGCCAGCAGGTGTTTTTCGCCTCGCAGGACAACGACGGCGCCGCGAGCACCTGTGACGTCAACGAAGACGCTTGGGACGGATATCCGGCCAGCCGCAAACGTATCGCCCAAGGCATCGTCGATCGGCACGTCCGCAACCCGATCGTGCTGACCGGTGACGTACACCGCCACTGGGCCAACGACCTGCGCGTCAACTACTTCGACCACGCCTCACCGCTGTTCGGCTCGGAGCTGGTCACCACCTCTGTCACGTCCAACGGCGGCACCGGTACGCCGGCGGGATTGGACAAGAATCCACATCTGCATTATGTGGCCAACAAGCGCGGATATGTGCGGGTCACGTTTACTCCGGCGCAGTTGACGGCCGAGTTCATGACGGTGTCGTCGGTGTTTGAGAAGGATCCGGCGAAGGTGACGATCGGTGTGGAGAAGCGGTATGTGGTGCAGGACGGTGTGGCTGGGTTGCATTCGGCGTAGGCGCGGGGCTCCCTGCGTGCGATAGATCAAGCGTACGTTGGGTAAATGGGTTGCGTCTCTTGTTTGTTGCGTCGGGTGGATGGTGGGCTTTCTAGTTGTTGCGTTGGGGAGGTGGTTGCGTTTTCTGTTTGTCGCGTCAGGGGGTGGTGGGTTTTTCGCCTGCGCGGCGGGCGCTCCTGCGCGGAGGGCGACCTCAAGGGAGGGGCGCGTGGATGCCAATCGGTGTGCATGGGGGTGCGGGCGGGGGTTTGTGGGCGGGGCTGGGTTTTCTGGGCAAGCCAGGTCACGTGTGGGAAGCAACCCGTCGGATGGAGCCGATGATCTTTGCTGTAGCGCTAAATGTCTGCCTTGCCGGTTTGTGTTGTGGTGGTAAGGCCTCCTTACGTGCGTCTGACGCACGCATGGGGGCCTTGCGAACATCGAGTGGCGGCGGGGGTGGCGCTGGTGTGACTGGTATGGCTGACAAGACATCAAAACGGACATCTTTGCCGGCCAGCAGTCATGACAGCATCCGCGAACCTCTCAAGGCGGACATTTAGGCCGCGCCCTCCCCTTGAGGTCGCCCGCGCGAAGGGGAGGGCGCAACCAGCAACCAGCTACACCTTCTCGGTCGACAAATACAGGGAATTGAACAGGAGCTTGAAAGTGCCGTGCGCCTGCGCGCGATGCTGGACGCTGAGGCCCAGCAACACGACCCGTCCCTTGCCAAACGGCGCATTGACCACGCTGCTCCGGCCGGCGACGACGTCCGCGCCCAGGAGCCAGCCGCTGCGCAGAATGCCAGCCTCAGGATAGCGTACGGGAGTCGAAATGCCGTCGGCGTTCGGGACGAAGGCGGGGCTGTGGTCAGAGTACGCGTCGAGATTGGCCGGCAGACCGTAGGTGACCGGGTCGGTCTCCACACGGTTGGCCACCACCGAACCAGGAGAATAGTATTTCGTCGACGGCAGGCCGGAAGTCACATCGGTGACCGGCAGGCCAAAGCCCTTGATCGGCAGCTCCGACGCGCCGTCGACGGTCACGATCGTGCCGCCGTCGGCGGCGAACTTGCGGAGGTTTTCCACGCCGGCAGCTGTCATGCCACCGGCATACTCCGGCGGGATGGTGCCGGCTTTCAGGCCGTCGCGCATCCGAGCGTACGTCGCGTCCGGGAGCACGATGACGTCATATTTAACGGAAAGATTGCCTGCGCGTACGTCCGCGTCGTGGACCTGCTGATAGCCGAAGGAAAAACCTTCCAGAACATAACGCGTCCAGCCTTCGTCGGCATTGCCGCCCCAGCCGTGATAGAGACCGACACGCGGCGCTTTCACCGCGACGGCACCGGACGGCTCGGCGTCGACAGCGGCGACGGTCAGGCCATAACGCTTGGCCTCGGCCAAAACCTGCGGATCGCGTACGAGGAACGTGCCGGCCGGCCACTGGCCGAGTGAGGTCGCCACCGGTGCGGTCGTACGCGTGACGGCGACACCGCGAGCCATCAGCCGGTTCATCGCGGCGAACGAATCATTCTGCCGCGTGTCCACGGCGTACGCGTATTTTGGCAAACCGGAGGGCACGACGGCCGGCGGCACCGGCGCTGTCGTCACCGTGCGGCTGTTCACGTTGAACGGAGCCGAAATCTTGTCGACGGTCACACCCATCTGATACTGCAGCGTCCAGCCGGCCATGTCGTATGGCCGTTCCGGCGAGCCGTCGGGGTTGCGGCGGTCCGGATACACCTGCGGATTGAGCAGGTCGACCACGGCGGCCCGGTACGGTTGCGCCGCGCGTATGACAAAACTGCCGGCTGGATAGGTCTTTCCGCCGGCGTCAAAGGAAGACAGCGCCTGCTCGACGCGGATGTTGCTCTGCCGTAACACGTTCACCATCTTGGTGGCGGTCGCCGGATCGGCCTGGTCGGCCGGGATCACGTACGACTCGTCGCCGCCGGCCACCACCGCGCGCTTGGCCATCCGATACGAGCCATAGAGCCACTGGAACCGGTCGACGTCGGCCTGGTGCAGATAGGCCCAGCCGGTCGACTCGATGTACGCGCAGCTGTCCGACTGGTGCCACCAGCCGCCTTTCCACGGCGACGGGTAGAAAGCCGACGGCTCGCTGGTCGACACGCCCTGGTACGGGAAGGTCTTGGGGAAGGTCGCCGGATCGTAGTACTTCGGCGTGGCCGAGGCGTGCGAGGTCTCGGTCAGGATGCCGACCTGGTTGTGGAAGGCCGGCGCCGAACGCAGGCCGCCGTTCCACCACTGGTCATACTGCTGGCGCGAGACCGCGCCGACCTTGCCTTCGCGGTCGAGCCGCTGCGTCATCGCGTCGCCGACCGAGTTGATGTCCCGGATGATCTCCGGCGGAATGTTGGGGTTGCTCGGATCCTTGAACGGTGGCACGAAAATCCGCGCCGGGAAGGCGGCCTCCTGGTGGGTGTTGTAGACCAGCTGCGGCGTCCAGTCGTGGAACAGCACCTTGCCGAGGTTGCGGGTTTCGGCCAGGTTGAACATAAACCAGTCGCGGTTGTCGTCGTGACCTGCGTACTTCTGGTAGAGCTCCGGATAGGTCGAGTCACGATAGGGCGTGCCGACGTGCTGCATGTACCAGTCGGAAATCTTGGTGGTGCCGTCCGGGTTGATGTTCGGTACGAACAGCGTCACGACGTTGCGGCGGATCGACCGCGCCTCGTCGGTCTCGGTGGTCACCAGGTCGTATGCGAACTGCGGTGCGGTCTGCGTCGGCGCGACTTCCGTCGAGTGGATGCCGAAGTCGACCCAGGCGATGGTCTTCCCGTCGCTGGCCAGCTGCCGCGCGGTCTTGTCACTGACCGTGCCCTGCGAGAGCTGTTGCGAGATTCGTTGGTATTTGGCCAGATTCTGCGGGGTCAGGTTCTGCGGGTCGGACACGATCGCCATGATCTGGTCGCGGCCCTCGGTGGTCTTTCCGAGGCTGACGATCCGCATCCGGTCCGAGGCCGCGTCCAGTGCGCGGAAATAACGGGTGATCTGCTCGTACGTCGAGAGTTTGTAGTCGGCGCACGGCTTCCAGCCGAGCACCGACTCCGGCCGCGGCGCGACCGACGCGGCCGCGATCGAGCCACTCAACAACGTGCCGCTCAGCGCCAGGCCGATCGCTATCGGCACGGCCACGGCACGTACGTGTTTCCGGCGCATCTTTCCCCCTAGCAAGAGAAATGACGGGCCTGTCGGACCGCCTCAGGCGGCTCGACAGGCCCTGGTCAAACTAATCAAAAACTCATTACTTAGGGAGAGGTTTTCTTTGGCCGGTATCAGACGTCGAGATCGACGACCACAGGCGCGTGATCGGACGGCGACTTGCCCTTGCGCGCCTCGCGGTCCACGTACGAGTCGGTGACCGCGCCGGCGAAAGCCTTGTTCGCGAGCACCAGGTCGATGCGCATGCCGCGGTTTTTCGGAAAGCAGAGCTGCCGATAGTCCCAGTACGTGAACGGATGGTCGTATTTGAGCGGACGCGGCAACAGATCCTGCAGCCCGGTGCCGACCACACCGGCCAGCGCCTCGCGCTCGGGAGCCGTGACATGCGTGTCGCCGGCGAACGCCGCCGGATCCCACACGTCCGCGTCGGTCGGCGCGATGTTGAAGTCACCGAGTACGGCGAACGGCCTCGTCCCCGAGGCGTCGTCGGCGACCGCCGCTCGCAACGCCTCCAGCCAGCGGAGTTTGTAGTAATAGTGCGGATGCTCGACCTCGCGGCCGTTGGGCACGTACACCGACCAGACGCGCACCGGACCGCAGGTGGCCGCGATGGCGCGCGGCTCGGCGATCTCCAGCATCGAGTCCTCGGCCTGGAAACCCGGCTGCTCCGGCAGGTCGCGGACGACCTCGGCGAAGCCGACCTTGGACAGGATCGCCACGCCGTTCCACCGGCCGGTGCCGTGCGCCTCCACCTCGTAGCCGAGCTCGCGCACGTCCTCGTACGGGAACGCGTCGGCCGCACACTTGAGCTCCTGGACACACAACACGTCCGGTTCCGCCTTGCCCAGCCAGTCCAGCACCTGCGGCAGGCGTACGACGATGGAGTTCACGTTCCAGGTGGCGATCCGCACAGCCAGAACCCTAACTGGTCAGGACGACCAGCCGTTGGGTCGCTCGGGTCATCGCCACGTACCGGTCGACCGCTCCTTCGATCCCTGTGCCGAAACGCTCAGGATCGACCAGCACCACCAGGTCAAACTCCAGTCCCTTGGACAGCACCGGCGTCAGCGACCGTACGCGCGGGCGCTCGGCAAACGCCGGATCGCCGATGACACAGGCGGTGCCGTCGGCGTTCTCGGCCAGCCACTCGTCCAGGATCGCGTCCAGCTCGGACACCGATCCGTGCCTGACCGGGATGCCGCTGGCCCGGATCGAGGTCGGCACGTTGGCGTCCGGCAGCGCGGCCCGGATGACCGGCTCCGCCTCGGCCATCACTTCCTCCGGCGTCCGGTAGTTGATCGTCAGGCCCGCCATCGTGACCCGGTCGAGGCCGACCCGCTTGAGCCGTTCCTGCCACGACTCGGTGAAGCCGTGCCTGGCCTGCGCGCGGTCGCCGACGATCGTGAAGCTGCGTGACGGACAACGCAGCAGCAACATCTGCCACTCGGCGTCGGTCAGCTCCTGCGCCTCGTCCACCACGACGTGTGCGTACGGACCGGCGAGCACGTCCCGATCGGAGGTCGGCAGGACGTCCTCGTTGACCAGGCTGACCTGCGCGTCCTCGCCGCGCAGCATGTTCACCAGGCCGATGCCGTCGTCAGGATCGGCGCCGGAGTCGCGCGCGGCCGAGATCAGGTTGTCGACGACCAGGTCCATGTGTGCGCGCTGGTCGGCGAGCGCGGCGGCGCGCCGGCGCTTCTGCCGTGCCGCCGCCGGATCGCCGAGCCGCTGCCGCGCCGCGTCCAGGTAGGGCAGGTCCGAGACCGTCCAGGCCTGCGGATCGCGCCGTTGCAACGCTCGCACCTCCTCGACGCTCAGCCACGGCGCGCATTTGCGCAGGTACGCCGGCACCGACCAGAGATCGCCGACCACATCGGCGGCCTCCAGCAGCGGCCAGGCGGTGTTGAGCGCTGCCATCAGCTCGTTGTTACGCAGCAACGACCGCCGAAGAAGGTCGTCGTCCAGCTCGCCTTCGTACTTGTCGGCCAGGATCTCCAGCAGCTCGCCCAGGATCAGCTCGCGCGCGTCGTTGTGCGGAACGCCGGCCTCTGCCGCGTCGAACGCCTGCGCCCAGTCGGCAGCGGTCAGCCGGATGCCGACACCGTCGACGGTGACCGTCGTGCCTTCCGCCGGCGGCTCCTCGTAGAACCGTACGGCCGGCTCGATCGCCTTCACCAGCTCGGCCGACGCCTTCAGCATCGCCACGTCCGGATCGGTCTCGACGGTCGCGATCGCGCCTTCCGTGACGAGGTCGCGCAGCGTGCAGGTGCGTACGCCCTCCTCGCCCAGACTCGGAAGCACGTCGGCGATGTAGGCCAGATACGGCCGGTGCGGACCGACGAACAGCAGACCGCCGTGCCGGTGGCCGAGACGCGGATCCGAATAGAGCAGGTACGCCGTGCGGTGCAGCGCGACGACGGTCTTGCCCGTACCAGGGCCACCGTCGACGACGAGCGCACCGGACGACCCGGCACGGACGATGGCGTCCTGGTCGGCCTGGATGGTGCCCAGTACGTCCCGCATCCGCGGTGACCGGCTGCTGCCGAGGCTCGCGATGAAGGCCGACTGGTCGTCCAGAGCGGCGGCGTGGCCGACCAGGCCGTCCGGCGTGAAGACCTCGTCCCAGTAGTCGGTGACCTGGCCGCGCGTCCAGCGATAGCGGCGCCGGCTCACCAGGCCCATCGGGTTGGCGTGGGTGGCGCCGAAGAACGGCTCGGCGGCCGGCGACCGCCAGTCGATCAGCAGCTGGCGGCCGGCGCTGTCCTTCAGGCCGAGCCGGCCCACGTACACCGGCTCGGGGTTGTCGGCGCTGACCATGTGACCGAGGCAGAGGTCCACACCGAAGCGCCGCAACGCGCGCAGCCGCGCGGCCAGTCGGTGGACCGCCAGGTCGCGATCGAGCGCGGCCTGTCCCATGCCGCCAGGTGCCCGGCGCTCGGCGTCGAGCTCCGCGGAGATCTCGGCGATCGACCGCTGCAGGCTCTCGGCGATCGCGGCGAAGTGCCGCTCGTCGGCGGCGACCAGCGCCGGATCGGCCTTGGCGGCGAGGTTGTCAGGAAGGTGGAACACGTGCACGCAGTGACTCCGATGTCCGCGGTTTGCTTACGGTCGGTGATTCTGCGGCAGCACCGGGGTCTTGTGGCAAGGCCTATGTTGCGGTATACGTTAAAAATGGAGGGAGGTCGTCCCTCCTTTTTTGTTGCGCTAGGCGCGCAGCGCGTGCTCCCAGTGTGCCCGCTCAGCGTCGAGAATCCGCAGGTCACGCATCGGCCGGCGAAGATGGCCGCGCTGCACGATGCGTACGAACGCCGGCTCACCGGCCGCCGCCATCCGCCGGATGCCCTCCACGTGATCGACGATCCGGCGGCGGATCACCCGCACCAGCCGCTCCCGGTCACGCGGCGTGAGGCCGTACGCGTCGGCGAACAGGCGCAGCCGCCGCGCCCGGTCGGGCTGCTTCCAGCCGAGCGTCGCCGAGTCGCGGTCGGAGAACAACGGGACCCAGGTCCACGCCGAGTACGCCACGTCGTAGATCCGCGCGCCGGGACTGGCCAGGTCGAAGTCGATCATCGCCAGGCTGCCGTCCGGCCGCCAGACCACGTTGTGCGGCGCCGCGTCGTGATGGCAGATCACCTCGGTGTCCGGCGGCGGTGGGCCGAACGACCGCCAGGTCGCGCCGGCCGGCGGCACGAAACCGCGCTGCGCGTCGTGGAAGAGCCGCAGCATGGTCGCGACCGTGGTCAGCGCCTCGTCGGTCGTCCAGTGCTCGGCCAGCGGATAGTCGCCGCACTCCCCCTCGACGAAGGAGAGCACCTCACGGCCCTTCTCGTCGATGCCGAGCGCGCGCGGGGCGCCGGTGTAGCCGACGGACTCCAGGTGCCGCAGCAACGCGTGCACGGCCGGCGTCCAGGGACCGGTGCTGCGGCGTACGGTGTCGCCGACCTTGACCACGGTCGAGACGTTGCCGCCGTGCAGCGGCGTCTCGTTTTCGTCGCGTTGCTGGGCCGGCGGCTGGCCGTACTGGTTGTGCGGCGGCGTCACCTGCTGCGCGATCGAGGTGTGCGGATGCTGGTAAGGCTGCGGTTGGTAGGGCTGGTAGGGCTGTTGCGGCGGATAGCCGGGCCATCGCTGGCCATTCTGTGGTGACTGGCTTTGGGGTGCCTGGTTCTGCGGCGACTGGTTGGGAGGCTGGTTGTAGCCCGCACCCGGCGGTGGCGGCTGGCTCACGCGGTCTCCCCCAGTAGGGCATCGACGAACTGCTCGGCGTCGAAGGGTGCCAGATCGTCCGGTCCTTCGCCAAGACCAACCAGTTTGACCGGAATGCCAAGCTCGCGCTGGACGGCGATCACGATGCCGCCCTTGGCGGTGCCATCCAGCTTGGTCAGCACCACCCCGGTCACGTCGACGACCTCGGTGAACACGCGTGCCTGCGCGAGGCCGTTCTGGCCGGTCGTGGCGTCGAGCACGAGCAGCGTCTCGTCCACGTCACCGTGCCGCGACACCACCCGCTTGACCTTGCCGAGCTCGTCCATCAGGCCGGTCTTGTTCTGCAGCCGGCCGGCGGTGTCGATCAGTACGGTGTCGACTTTGTCCTCGATGCCGCGTTTGACGGTGTCGAACGCCACCGACGCAGGGTCGGCGCCCTCCGGGCCGCGTACGACCTCGGCGCCGACCCGGGAGGCCCAGGTGGTGAGCTGGTCGGCGGCGGCCGCGCGGAAGGTGTCGGCAGCGCCGAGCAGCACGCTGCGGCCGTCGGCGACGAGTACGCGCGCGAGCTTGCCGCAGGTCGTCGTCTTGCCGGTGCCGTTGACGCCGACCATCAGCAGCACCGCCGGACGGTCGTCATGCGGCGCCGTGTGCAACGAACGGTCGACGTCCTTGCCGATCGCGTTGACCAGCTCCTCGGCCAGCAACGCGCGCAGCTCTCCGGTCTCGCGGGTGCCGAGCACGCGCGTACGCTCGCGCAGCCGCTCCACGATCTCGGAGGTCGCCTTGACACCGACGTCGGCGGTGAGCAGCGAGTCCTCGACCTCTTCCCAGGCATCGTCGTCGAGCCTGTCACGGGACAGCAGGCTGAGCAGGCCGCGG comes from the Fodinicola acaciae genome and includes:
- the ftsY gene encoding signal recognition particle-docking protein FtsY, coding for MDWVLVTIVVAAIVVLAAVAGGVAYAVPALRRRNAQRQLEDTSTPEATAEPEATRPAPAAVEAPPEPVIEVPEPTAGRLVRLRARLARSQSTLGRGLLSLLSRDRLDDDAWEEVEDSLLTADVGVKATSEIVERLRERTRVLGTRETGELRALLAEELVNAIGKDVDRSLHTAPHDDRPAVLLMVGVNGTGKTTTCGKLARVLVADGRSVLLGAADTFRAAAADQLTTWASRVGAEVVRGPEGADPASVAFDTVKRGIEDKVDTVLIDTAGRLQNKTGLMDELGKVKRVVSRHGDVDETLLVLDATTGQNGLAQARVFTEVVDVTGVVLTKLDGTAKGGIVIAVQRELGIPVKLVGLGEGPDDLAPFDAEQFVDALLGETA